One Phragmites australis chromosome 23, lpPhrAust1.1, whole genome shotgun sequence DNA window includes the following coding sequences:
- the LOC133906440 gene encoding short-chain dehydrogenase ptmH-like, with the protein MQLQSMANDTSKVVVGDGASAEDGEGKPVVLITGCAKGGIGYEYCQAFSALGCRVVATDIPDRVPDLEGDAFETLPLDVTSEESVADAVARVMAEHGRIDVLVNNAGMGCTGPLAELRAEAVRRAMDVNFLGQVRMVRAVAPHMAARRSGRVVNVGSVVGNVATPWAAPYCASKAAVHAATDALRVELRPFGVHVVKVVPGAVRSGLGRANTAHLAGQEWRLYRDFTAAIEERARASQSGRATDASAFARHVARRVLSARPPREIVYGNMTLLFAALAASPIWVRDAFFTKRFGLDKKIDTPAGVGPKK; encoded by the coding sequence ATGCAATTGCAGTCCATGGCGAACGACACTAGTAAAGTCGTTGTCGGCGATGGCGCGAGCGCCGAGGACGGCGAGGGCAAGCCGGTGGTGCTCATCACCGGCTGCGCCAAGGGCGGCATCGGCTATGAGTACTGCCAGGCCTTCTCCGCCCTTGGCTGCCGCGTCGTCGCCACCGACATCCCCGACCGCGTACCCGACCTCGAGGGCGATGCTTTTGAAACGCTCCCGCTCGACGTCACCTCCGAGGAGAGCGTCGCGGACGCCGTGGCCCGCGTGATGGCCGAGCACGGGCGCATCGACGTGCTGGTCAACAACGCCGGGATGGGGTGCACGGGCCCGCTGGCCGAGCTGCGCGCCGAGGCCGTGCGGCGCGCCATGGACGTGAACTTCCTGGGCCAGGTTCGGATGGTGCGAGCCGTGGCGCCGCACATGGCGGCGCGGCGCTCCGGGCGCGTGGTGAACGTGGGCAGCGTGGTGGGGAACGTGGCCACGCCCTGGGCGGCGCCGTACTGCGCGTCGAAGGCGGCGGTGCACGCGGCGACGGACGCGCTGCGCGTTGAGCTGCGGCCGTTCGGCGTGCACGTGGTGAAGGTGGTGCCGGGGGCGGTGAGGTCGGGGCTCGGGCGCGCAAACACGGCGCACCTGGCAGGGCAGGAGTGGCGGCTGTACCGGGACTTCACGGCGGCGATCGAGGAGCGGGCGCGGGCGTCGCAATCAGGGAGGGCGACGGACGCGAGCGCGTTCGCGAGGCACGTGGCGCGGCGGGTGCTGagcgcgcggccgccgcgggaGATCGTGTACGGGAACATGACGCTGCTGTTCGCCGCGCTGGCCGCGTCGCCCATCTGGGTGCGCGACGCCTTCTTCACCAAGCGATTCGGACTCGACAAGAAGATAGATACGCCAGCGGGAGTGGGAccaaaaaaatag
- the LOC133906642 gene encoding ribosome biogenesis regulatory protein homolog → MTDGDAASCELDLGNLMAYDPSHHLAATPSSREELREECLRKATELAQAVADALFALPPNEDRDGPIVRLPPPTTRLPREKHLPKPNPPTKWEQFAKMKGITKRKKNKREWDEQTQSWKRTYGYDRVNDDKDIPIIEAKATDEPGVDPFAQRRDDKKKRVEKQEKNRLENLKRAAKVGALPSHIQLAATALPITGTKADLPKKSRKEDLEDVAGMASSATASGGKFDEKLPGEKPPKHPGKHRKFLPVVEGKGMGNLEKQQNDKILNSLLAKSSEEQIDVGKAITMYKVKKEKQRRKDKDMSSKSNKLKPQKKPHKKSSKKND, encoded by the exons ATGACGGACGGAGACGCCGCCAGCTGCGAGCTCGACCTCGGCAATCTCATGGCATACGACCCGTCGCACCACCTCGCCGCTACCCCCTCCTCCAG GGAGGAGCTGAGGGAGGAGTGCCTGCGGAAGGCGACGGAGCTGGCGCAGGCGGTGGCTGACGCCCTCTTCGCGCTGCCGCCCAACGAGGACCGCGACGGCCCCATCGTCCGCCTCCCGCCGCCCACCACACGCCTCCCCCGCGAGAAGCAT CTACCAAAGCCAAATCCTCCTACAAAATGGGAGCAGTTTGCAAAGATGAAAG GGATTACAAAGCGCAAGAAGAACAAGCGTGAATGGGATGAGCAAACTCAATCCTGGAAGCGGACTTATGGCTACGACCGTGTTAACGATGACAAAGACATTCCAATCATTGAAGCCAAAGCAACAGATG AGCCTGGTGTTGATCCTTTTGCTCAAAGAAGGGATGATAAGAAGAAGCGAGTTGAAAAGCAAGAAAAGAACAGACTAGAGAACTTAAAGAGAGCTGCAAAAGTTGGTGCTCTACCAAG TCATATACAACTTGCTGCAACAGCTTTGCCCATCACAGGAACTAAAGCTGATCTTCCAAAAAAATCTCGAAAAGAGGATCTTGAGGATGTTGCTGGCATGGCTTCATCAGCAACAGCAAGTGGTGGGAAGTTTGACGAAAAGTTGCCTGGCGAGAAACCTCCAAAGCACCCTGGCAAACATAGAAAG TTCCTCCCTGTTGTTGAAGGGAAAGGAATGGGCAACTTGGAGAAACAGCAAAATGACAAAATCCTAAACTCTCTACTTGCCAAAAGCTCTGAGGAGCAGATTGatgtcggcaag GCAATTACAATGTACAAGGTGAAGAAGGAAAAGCAAAGAAGGAAAGACAAAGACATGTCTTCGAAATCTAATAAGCTTAAGCCCCAGAAAAAGCCTCACAAGAAATCAtcaaagaaaaatgattag